The nucleotide window GGCCGAACTGTGCAAAGTATTCCTTGAATTCTTGATCCGTGGTTTCCTGGCTGACACCTCCGACGAAGATCTTACTAGTCTTCTCTTGTTCGTCTCGGGGAATGGCACGTTTGGGGTCGATCTGCAACGCAATTAGAGTGGTGAGTTTGGCCATGTCTTAAGATATATGACTTACGATCTTGCCATCAAGGAAATGTTCCTTGACCATGACGATATTGACTGTCTTGGCGTCCTTAAAAGTCAGGAAACCAAATCCTCGCGACCGACCGGTACTGCTGTCTCTCATGACTGTGCATTCAACGACTTCACCAAACTGTGAGAAGTAATCCCGCAACGATTCTGCCAACAATCGTTAGTACAAGTTTGGAGAGCTGCATGTGTTTGTTACTTACGGTCGGTGGTTTCCCAGTTGAGACCGCCGATGAACATTTTACTATACAAACATGTCAGTATACTTGTCATTTTAGAGTTGTTTATGCATTCTGAATATCAAGGCTGTTAAACACGGGTCTCCTAGGCTTGATAGAACAATAGGATCCAGGCTGATGGTGAAGTGGCTTGCTTAGAAAGGGCTGCGAATTTGCGAATAATCAATAGTTTGCTGAAACCTCAACCCTGGCTTAGAGAAAAGAGCCGACAATCGAGACTTGAATGCCTGATACAGCAGAAAAACAGATGGCTGCGGTTTGGCGATTGCAATGTGATGAAGGAGTCTGTATCCTTGAAAAAATGGGTCGTGCAGGGCAATATGGGTGCATGCAGAGAAGACACAGCCCAGCAGGAGGTCGATTGATCTGAAAGTTCCCATTTCTTCGGCttgcttgatgttggcggCAATTTCTGTAAGATCCCTGCGTGTGGATgcatcaaggccaacatAACAAGGACCATGGTTGACAAACGTTGACCAAACGGCCATGACAGTCGAAAGTACGGCGCAGACATTGCAATGAGAGATGCCAGATCAGCTTGGTCGAATAAAATTTCGTCTTGTGCTATCGTCTTGACTgttctctctgtctctgtctcatGCTAGGTACTGGCCTCGAGCGCTATTCGCTGCGAATCTCGCTATAGCACTCGAGAGTGTTTACCACTCCCGTCGGTTCAATAAGATCTCTGCGACTGAGGGCTATGGAAGACTCAAGTAGTAGTGTCTTTCGTCTGGACTAGTGCCGAATGATTCATCTTGGGATGTCCACAGGGCGTATCCCAGTACCGATTGtgacatcctcctcttcctctcatAGCCCATAGACAATAGCAGCGGACTCGCCTCAACCGGTTAtatctcttgatccacaTATCCTCTTGAATGAGTAATGGTAACTCTTCCAATCTGAATCTTTGCCGTTTGACGTCTCCGATAGCAAAACCTCTTTTTCTTAATTTGACCACGACCCTCTCTAGCCAAGCCAACTTCCGAAATGTATGCAAATGCTAAACCGATGGCCACTACTACATGGCAACGTGGCAGTTGCCATGAGGATTCAGGGTTGTGAACACGCAAGGCAAACCGTGATATTCTCGCAAGAGCGAATTCAAGAAATGTAATCACAATGCAGAAACAGTGTAGACTTAcccatcttctttggcaCTCGCCTTGTGTACAGTTCCGTATGGAGGTGTTGGAGCATCGTCATGCATATCAGCCTGGCCTGTGTGACCGGATCCGCCGTATCCTCCTCCACCGAGATTAAaatcgacatcatcatcgtcgtcatcttgatcttgagtcATGTGTTCATCATCCCCTGtttcttgatgttgttgcaTCCCGTTATGCTCatcattgttgttgttgtgaaTGTTAGCAGGAGGCTGAACTTCTGGGGCAGGGGGGGCTGCTGCGGCGGGAGCAGACCCTGGCTTTGCGGCATCGTTGTCATCGTAGCTGTCTAAGAGTCAGTATCCCAGGTAGACGCACAGAGTGTTTATGCTCGCTGCTTATGTTGCAATGAATACTTACAGGTCGGCGAAGAGATCATCCTCGAAGTTCTCGGGCTCCGTCATGGCGACGGTTGAGGTTTGGCGCGTGTTCGTGATAAGAAGTTCGAAAGATGAGGGAGCGCGAAAGAAGCAAACGACGGGTTTCGCGCACTCGACACTAGAAAGCTGTTATGGGTGAACAAGGGCAGGTGAGAAGTGATGCGCAATTGAAATTGAGAACTAAGTCGAACCAAGAGtcaaagaaaaggaagaggaggcgACTGAACCATGAAGGTAAAGAAAGGTACTAGGTTATCGAGCCGCGAAGCTAAAGCCTAACTGACTCTACTGACTAAGCCAAAAGCGGGCCAATCAGAAATCAGCACCACTACAAACAAACAAGAACCCGAGTCTTGGACCTTTTCAAAATCCAAATGCTAATATCACTGAGACTTGGAAGATAATGAACTTGAAGATGATATTCAAAATTGAACTCTTGCCTACCATTTCAGAGCATTTTGCCCTTACAGTTTTATGCTTCTCCGTTACAACCCCTGTATTCCCATGTACATACTCTCCAAGCTCCATTGTCAAGAAGCCTGACTTGTCTTTGAGCATTACATGCAAAGGCAGGTTTTGTTAATCTGGCTCAAACCACATGCGCTCGTTGGTGAATTGCTCTGGGCTGTATTCGTACTCCGTACCCAGGCTCGTGCCGCCTGTTGGGCGAGTAATCCGCCCCGAGGCCGGGCAGCTGAGCCCAGGCCACAGGGTCAAGGCACAGTCCTCAACTAGCAGACACCCCCGCTATGAACCCGTCCGAACCCGCTATTTCCAAGCCATGGTAGTGCTGTTTGCGGGGTGATCTCGTGGTTGAGCCAGGGCAGCCTAATTAAGCCCGTTTCCATTATGTTTGATCGATCCATAGTAGAATAGGTCGACCAACCCAACCTACTGACTTTCTTGCACTTCACAACATCATTGCGTCGCGTTACATCGCAGCATGTAAAATACCTTCCAAGGCTCTTGTCCACGgcctcttttcctcttcagcGAACCATGTGGTCGTCATCTGGGAGCGGCAAGAAGCCCGCGCAATCTGTAAGTGATGACTACCAGCGTCGAAGCTCTCTGTGCTCACAAGACTCGACGTAATGGCGCCCGCCTCTGCTAACAGCCCCACCGCCGCAGGAGATGGTCCAAGTCGGTATGTTCAGCGAGGAGTTGTGAGATGTCGAATATTTGCTGATAGAAGCTCGATTGCTTCGAGGCAGACCGATCAGAGTATGTATTAGCTGACATGGAGTTCCATACCCTCCAAGCTTGTGCGCTGAAGCTTATACAACTAGGTCCGTATCGCCTTTTTGGAGACCGCCGCCACGAGACAACTCTACTCCAAAGAGAAACATCACGTCGCCCACGGGCCATGGCTCAGGTCTTGTTGTTGGCGCCTCATATTCGCATGCGGATATGCTCAAATTCGACTCTTTGTCCGTTGGCTTGACCTTGCTCAAAGCTTAGTTCTTGTTTGCTGATGTCAATTGCCAGAAACCTCTCCAACTCGTCTCGACCACGAAcacctccttcttcttcttcagctaAGATCCGgattcaagaagcttctccACCGCCGAAGACCACGCCTGGAAAGAATGGTTCACCTCCATACAAGAACTATATCAACTTTctctccaacaccaacgatGACTGGAAAGCAGACGAGGACGACATGATGGGCtatgaggatgacgatggagATGACTTTGGTCTGCCAAGTTTGTCGAgtatgaagagaagaacacGGCGCATTGCCACACAGAACAAGCCCGAATCAAGTACATTATCACCGACAACAGAGGGGCCTCCCAATGCTCTCTCGGCGAGACGATATTCAAATAGTGCCGACATCGCAATAGAGCGACCCGCGCCCACATATCCCATGCCCAAAAAGAGTGAGGGAAAGATTCTTCGGCCTCAGTATAAAGAAATCTTAAAAGGTTTGCTGATCACACTTCAAAGCGCTGTCGCAGAAGTACTGACGATGACTTTCAGACCCCGCCAACGCTCTGCATCTCATCAACTATCCCACGGTTCCTGCCAATGCCACTCCCAAGGAAGCCGATGCCATAAACTCCCGAATTACACgtattaataagtttaagAAGCTGTTACAAGCTTCCACTATTTCACTGCCTGACCTAAGGTCACTCGCCTGGTCTGGCGTACCACAAGAGGTGCGCGCCATTACCTGGcaactcctcctcagctATCTTCCTGCGAATAGTGAGCGCCGGGTCGCCACCTTAGAGAGAAAACGGAAGGAATACTTGGATGGTGTACGACAGGCATTCGAGAGAGGAGGAAACGCCGCGACCACTGCAGCCAACACAGC belongs to Fusarium oxysporum Fo47 chromosome V, complete sequence and includes:
- a CDS encoding rab-GTPase-TBC domain-containing protein — protein: MWSSSGSGKKPAQSPQEMVQVDRSESVSPFWRPPPRDNSTPKRNITSPTGHGSGLVVGASYSHADMLKFDSLNLSNSSRPRTPPSSSSAKIRIQEASPPPKTTPGKNGSPPYKNYINFLSNTNDDWKADEDDMMGYEDDDGDDFGLPSLSSMKRRTRRIATQNKPESSTLSPTTEGPPNALSARRYSNSADIAIERPAPTYPMPKKSEGKILRPQYKEILKDPANALHLINYPTVPANATPKEADAINSRITRINKFKKLLQASTISLPDLRSLAWSGVPQEVRAITWQLLLSYLPANSERRVATLERKRKEYLDGVRQAFERGGNAATTAANTAPAGRTRGLDEAIWHQISIDVPRTNPHIELYSYEATQRSLERILYVWAVRHPASGYVQGINDLVTPFWQVFLGIYIGDPDIESGMDPGQLPKSVLDAVEADSFWCLTKLLDGIQDHYIVAQPGIQRQVAALRDLTARIDGNLSKHLEREGIEFIQFSFRWMNCLLMREISVKNTVRMWDTYLAEEQGFSEFHLYVCAAFLVKWSDKLLSMDFQEIMMFLQCLPTKDWTEKDIELLLSEAFIWQSLFKGSAAHLKGQPAREPVTNLQL